The Drosophila mauritiana strain mau12 chromosome 2R, ASM438214v1, whole genome shotgun sequence genome has a segment encoding these proteins:
- the LOC117137401 gene encoding uncharacterized protein LOC117137401 isoform X2, which translates to MKSLAGDKFALSDGIGPPPCSPKQRKASAVSRDKATNNHHVVPLGILVVLCTVYLMVAGMQSNYRHYFKPGVAAFDLHHAQPEAMAEPELDAAAPDASCRKMDVFAKESNRNQAVSRRSQGRPTKRTKNGTGSGVSKQPRLMKSSEGHKKKEAGKKSNTAEPIIYLFALVFVYLLLKAASDINQHYKSNKGDKRLRRCSLQSYAQIHKQDRRSSKVEESPIFRRRHIISEERSVSVDRFKYTLNDEGGFTKSVPRAQEYHYRVVSPLASRPSQQHPLRQGSGEARFEPRLNRRSSVPISINYQTVHVSSPHPPEMARRGSVISLTGPPPEVSGMTSGMPSGAADPKRRVRMINRH; encoded by the exons ATGAAATCGCTCGCCGGCGATAAATTTGCTCTGTCCGATGGGATCGGGCCACCGCCTTGTTCTCCCAAACAGCGAAAAGCAAGTGCCGTGAGTAGGGACAAGGCTACGAATAACCATCATGTGGTGCCGCTGGGCATCCTCGTCGTGCTCTGCACTGTGTATCTCATGGTAGCCGGGATGCAGAGCAACTACAGGCACTATTTTAAGCCGGGCGTTGCTGCCTTCGACCTGCACCATGCCCAGCCGGAAGCCATGGCCGAGCCCGAGTTGGATGCCGCCGCTCCAGATGCATCTTGCCGGAAGATGGACGTTTTCGCGAAGGAATCCAATCGGAATCAGGCAGTTTCAAGAAGATCCCAAGGCAGGCCCACGAAGAGAACCAAAAACGGAACTGGAAGTGGAGTTAGCAAGCAACCTCGCTTGATGAAGTCCTCGGAGGGGCACAAGAAGAAGGAAGCCGGCAAGAAGAGTAACACCGCGGAGCCCATTATTTACCTGTTCGCCCTGGTGTTTGTCTATCTGCTGCTGAAGGCCGCCTCGGACATCAACCAGCACTACAAGTCG AACAAAGGGGACAAACGACTGCGCCGCTGCTCGCTGCAATCCTATGCCCAGATCCACAAGCAGGATCGCCGCTCATCAAAAG TGGAGGAGTCCCCCATCTTCCGGCGCAGGCATATTATCAGCGAGGAGCGTTCCGTGTCGGTGGATCGCTTCAAGTACACGCTGAACGATGAGGGAGGCTTCACGAAGTCCGTTCCGCGGGCTCAGGAGTATCACTACAGGGTGGTATCTCCTTTGGCCAGCCGGCCCAGTCAGCAGCATCCGCTTAGGCAGGGATCCGGAGAAGCCCGTTTCG AGCCCCGCCTAAACCGTCGCTCCTCGGTTCCGATCAGCATTAACTATCAAACGGTGCACGTATCGAGTCCACATCCACCGGAAATGGCCAGGCGCGGCTCGGTGATAAGCCTCACTGGGCCACCACCAGAGGTCAGTGGCATGACCAGTGGTATGCCAAGTGGAGCCGCTGATCCGAAGCGGCGCGTCCGCATGATAAATCGCCATTGA
- the LOC117137401 gene encoding uncharacterized protein LOC117137401 isoform X1 — protein MKSLAGDKFALSDGIGPPPCSPKQRKASAVSRDKATNNHHVVPLGILVVLCTVYLMVAGMQSNYRHYFKPGVAAFDLHHAQPEAMAEPELDAAAPDASCRKMDVFAKESNRNQAVSRRSQGRPTKRTKNGTGSGVSKQPRLMKSSEGHKKKEAGKKSNTAEPIIYLFALVFVYLLLKAASDINQHYKSQNKGDKRLRRCSLQSYAQIHKQDRRSSKVEESPIFRRRHIISEERSVSVDRFKYTLNDEGGFTKSVPRAQEYHYRVVSPLASRPSQQHPLRQGSGEARFEPRLNRRSSVPISINYQTVHVSSPHPPEMARRGSVISLTGPPPEVSGMTSGMPSGAADPKRRVRMINRH, from the exons ATGAAATCGCTCGCCGGCGATAAATTTGCTCTGTCCGATGGGATCGGGCCACCGCCTTGTTCTCCCAAACAGCGAAAAGCAAGTGCCGTGAGTAGGGACAAGGCTACGAATAACCATCATGTGGTGCCGCTGGGCATCCTCGTCGTGCTCTGCACTGTGTATCTCATGGTAGCCGGGATGCAGAGCAACTACAGGCACTATTTTAAGCCGGGCGTTGCTGCCTTCGACCTGCACCATGCCCAGCCGGAAGCCATGGCCGAGCCCGAGTTGGATGCCGCCGCTCCAGATGCATCTTGCCGGAAGATGGACGTTTTCGCGAAGGAATCCAATCGGAATCAGGCAGTTTCAAGAAGATCCCAAGGCAGGCCCACGAAGAGAACCAAAAACGGAACTGGAAGTGGAGTTAGCAAGCAACCTCGCTTGATGAAGTCCTCGGAGGGGCACAAGAAGAAGGAAGCCGGCAAGAAGAGTAACACCGCGGAGCCCATTATTTACCTGTTCGCCCTGGTGTTTGTCTATCTGCTGCTGAAGGCCGCCTCGGACATCAACCAGCACTACAAGTCG CAGAACAAAGGGGACAAACGACTGCGCCGCTGCTCGCTGCAATCCTATGCCCAGATCCACAAGCAGGATCGCCGCTCATCAAAAG TGGAGGAGTCCCCCATCTTCCGGCGCAGGCATATTATCAGCGAGGAGCGTTCCGTGTCGGTGGATCGCTTCAAGTACACGCTGAACGATGAGGGAGGCTTCACGAAGTCCGTTCCGCGGGCTCAGGAGTATCACTACAGGGTGGTATCTCCTTTGGCCAGCCGGCCCAGTCAGCAGCATCCGCTTAGGCAGGGATCCGGAGAAGCCCGTTTCG AGCCCCGCCTAAACCGTCGCTCCTCGGTTCCGATCAGCATTAACTATCAAACGGTGCACGTATCGAGTCCACATCCACCGGAAATGGCCAGGCGCGGCTCGGTGATAAGCCTCACTGGGCCACCACCAGAGGTCAGTGGCATGACCAGTGGTATGCCAAGTGGAGCCGCTGATCCGAAGCGGCGCGTCCGCATGATAAATCGCCATTGA
- the LOC117137402 gene encoding uncharacterized protein LOC117137402, which produces MDLLCNDGASCMDISSPHNKKPPSPGSGVPALGPGGALPIAIVPSISSLVNQCNKPACDDADMQCIIDLIEGTLCEAVAIIESDPRGLFIYNFPKRQKMSSISLISSVFTDTVVANGEDDPSITNHYTGGLGVSADSVSSGLARKMLTIGDFEYSNAIADIRDFVSRWELSPDTKCVVISNPIRHEVAQKGTILFVDAHFSRPTPRCPNPLAVAKVRFIISVSKILLKHYPVMITYRFEGYNTLYYGLGERCLNSFTFQRFYIDTILHTKLTFFAAISECRHGTIEKPKHNIKPKNSKKSGS; this is translated from the coding sequence ATGGATCTTTTGTGCAATGATGGCGCTAGCTGTATGGATATCTCCAGCCCCCACAACAAGAAACCACCGAGTCCAGGCAGTGGAGTCCCAGCATTGGGACCAGGCGGAGCCCTACCCATTGCCATAGTACCCAGCATATCCAGCTTAGTCAACCAGTGCAACAAGCCGGCCTGCGATGACGCTGATATGCAGTGCATCATCGACCTGATCGAGGGCACACTCTGCGAAGCGGTGGCCATTATTGAGTCAGACCCGCGTGGTCTTTTTATCTACAACTTTCCGAAAAGGCAAAAGATGTCCTCCATCAGCCTGATCTCTTCAGTGTTCACTGACACCGTTGTGGCCAACGGAGAGGATGATCCCTCGATCACAAATCATTACACGGGTGGCCTTGGCGTTTCGGCGGACTCCGTATCCAGTGGCTTGGCGCGCAAGATGCTGACCATCGGGGACTTTGAGTACTCCAATGCCATTGCCGACATTAGGGATTTCGTCAGTCGCTGGGAACTGTCGCCGGACACCAAGTGCGTGGTGATCAGCAATCCGATTCGACACGAGGTGGCCCAAAAGGGAACCATTCTCTTTGTCGATGCCCATTTCTCTCGGCCAACACCCCGTTGTCCGAATCCCCTGGCCGTCGCCAAGGTGCGTTTCATCATTTCCGTGTCCAAGATTCTACTGAAGCACTATCCCGTGATGATCACCTACCGCTTCGAGGGTTACAACACGCTCTATTACGGCCTGGGCGAACGATGCCTCAACTCGTTCACTTTTCAGCGATTCTACATCGACACCATTCTGCACACCAAGCTGACCTTCTTCGCTGCGATCTCGGAGTGTCGCCACGGCACCATCGAAAAGCCCAAGCATAATATCAAGCCGAAAAACTCAAAGAAATCCGGCTCTTGA
- the LOC117137392 gene encoding protein lines encodes MDTTSAAGSGAGTGDVCPCSTVAASTTSASNEQPQTKRQKIEQQIKVGSKALPPQPPHPPDILDLDANSNSHLCSSLSSSSSHSLSTPSTANNSPTTTPCSSRAASYAQLLHNILPQNGDTDPHSQPESAHDEVDRAAKLPNLLTLDTTNSNGSHASSRSNCMQATAATSIDDMLEFEQSLTRQCLCGVSERTLRKPFQSHYSQDTNGQKRIAYLREWPTNKLLQFLSNLQLLFDIYLKQNAKGFICTRIMDVCDALIRNDHKLIDEIIVLAGYENSYVQFLAGRVLAAFLVIAKQELNDEWLQKIVDQLFNFEQLDLAAVQKIHFSLDIIKRIVEWKDMEIHPLDDDWMASANSTSAASSVVPLSTEASVSYMHFPVQEQPLATNYFALQFREDTEGERETEQEAPDNRDRHRRHFGEEMNVAYEPHPAPQSTTMPSGCHVVTLTDSESFDTTHLKCITIQKLEHKWPTLVKNMSELMAPTHQDAAEHCVLNFLQLWENIISVKANLSIDETRPYYAQLDKFELLLSHSLSCTVYKQMLCLFNEALCYGSTLALQDMLPEETCKLAHQIVCHVRGFRILESLPRRQPDNMVSLIGYNGRPMVYANGTITLAHAAQSGDSEEDGAPLDLIEMDKTLLQKMVLLVLKSIAVTVKEIRSDSSDSSIDSTDYDAFQDMMLIERSIRDVLSKLETFIKQTLEFHPECHFSKILIHLFDDQDDHLIEAMVCTLDVTSGISFRNNAFPELVAMLNPVYTFLEFLKMTSNSSDLLLDLLVSNETCFLLYLLRLLKYIRMNWTMFVHSCHTFGMGSAMLDEAMGVLIRLRLQISRLVSRQLYPYDISPVLRLLESCESLYEGNELS; translated from the coding sequence ATGGACACCACATCCGCAGCAGGATCTGGAGCCGGAACGGGCGATGTTTGCCCATGCTCCACGGTAGCAGCCTCCACGACCTCCGCATCAAACGAGCAGCCGCAGACCAAGCGCCAGAAGATCGAGCAGCAAATCAAGGTGGGCTCCAAGGCGCTGCCGCCCCAGCCGCCCCATCCGCCGGACATATTGGACCTGGacgccaacagcaacagccacCTGTGCTCCTCGCtctcctcgtcctcctcgcACTCGCTGTCAACGCCAAGCACCGCCAACAACTCCCCCACCACCACGCCCTGCAGCTCCCGGGCGGCGTCGTACGCCCAGCTGCTGCACAACATCTTGCCACAAAACGGGGACACAGACCCGCACAGCCAGCCTGAATCCGCCCATGACGAAGTGGACCGGGCGGCCAAATTGCCCAACCTGCTAACCCTCGACACGACCAACAGCAATGGCAGTCATGCTagcagcaggagcaactgcatgcaagcaacagcagccacgTCCATCGACGATATGCTGGAGTTCGAGCAGTCCCTGACCCGCCAGTGCCTGTGCGGCGTGTCGGAGCGAACGCTGCGCAAGCCCTTCCAGTCGCATTACTCACAGGACACCAACGGCCAGAAGCGGATAGCCTACCTGCGGGAGTGGCCCACCAACAAGCTGCTGCAGTTCCTGTCCAATCTGCAGCTACTGTTCGACATCTACCTGAAGCAGAACGCAAAGGGCTTCATCTGCACGCGGATAATGGACGTTTGCGACGCACTCATTCGCAATGACCACAAGCTTATCGACGAGATTATCGTGCTGGCCGGCTACGAGAACTCTTACGTGCAATTCCTGGCGGGACGTGTGCTAGCCGCATTCCTGGTGATTGCCAAGCAGGAGCTGAACGACGAGTGGCTGCAGAAGATCGTCGACCAgctgtttaacttcgagcagCTTGACCTGGCGGCCGTGCAGAAGATCCACTTCAGCCTGGACATCATCAAGCGCATAGTGGAGTGGAAGGACATGGAGATCCATCCGCTGGACGACGACTGGATGGCGTCGGCGAATAGTACAAGCGCAGCCTCGTCAGTAGTGCCCCTTTCGACAGAGGCCTCCGTGAGCTACATGCACTTCCCCGTGCAGGAGCAGCCGCTAGCCACCAATTATTTTGCACTGCAATTTCGCGAGGATACGGAGGGCGAGCGAGAGACGGAGCAGGAAGCACCCGACAATCGCGACCGGCATCGGCGGCACTTTGGCGAGGAGATGAACGTCGCCTACGAGCCGCATCCCGCTCCCCAGTCCACGACCATGCCCAGCGGTTGTCATGTGGTCACACTCACCGACTCGGAAAGCTTCGATACGACGCACCTGAAGTGCATCACCATTCAAAAGCTGGAGCACAAGTGGCCCACGCTGGTGAAGAACATGTCGGAGCTGATGGCGCCGACGCACCAGGATGCCGCCGAGCACTGTGTGCTCAACTTCTTGCAGCTGTGGGAGAACATCATCTCGGTGAAGGCCAATCTGTCCATCGACGAGACGCGACCCTACTACGCCCAACTGGACAAGTTCGAGCTGCTGCTCAGCCACAGCCTCTCCTGCACCGTGTACAAGCAGATGCTGTGCCTCTTCAACGAGGCGTTGTGCTATGGTTCCACGCTGGCGCTGCAGGACATGCTGCCCGAGGAGACGTGCAAGCTGGCGCACCAGATAGTCTGCCATGTGCGCGGCTTCCGCATCCTGGAGTCGCTGCCGCGGCGACAGCCGGACAACATGGTCAGTCTGATCGGCTACAATGGCAGGCCGATGGTGTACGCCAATGGAACAATTACCCTGGCACATGCCGCGCAATCAGGGGACAGCGAGGAGGACGGTGCGCCACTGGACCTCATCGAAATGGACAAGACACTGTTGCAGAAGATGGTGCTGTTGGTACTGAAGTCGATAGCGGTGACGGTGAAGGAGATACGCAGCGATTCCTCCGACTCATCCATCGATTCCACCGACTACGATGCCTTCCAGGACATGATGCTCATCGAGCGCTCGATCCGCGATGTACTCAGCAAGCTGGAGACGTTCATCAAGCAGACGCTGGAATTCCATCCGGAGTGCCACTTCAGCAAGATCCTGATCCACTTGTTCGACGACCAGGACGACCACCTGATCGAGGCCATGGTCTGCACGCTGGACGTCACGTCTGGGATTTCGTTCCGCAACAACGCGTTCCCCGAGCTGGTGGCCATGCTGAATCCGGTGTACACATTCCTGGAGTTCCTCAAGATGACATCGAACAGCTCGGACCTGCTGCTGGACCTGCTGGTGAGCAACGAGACCTGCTTCCTGCTCTACCTGCTGCGCCTGCTCAAGTACATCCGCATGAACTGGACGATGTTCGTGCACAGCTGCCACACCTTCGGCATGGGCAGCGCCATGCTGGACGAGGCGATGGGCGTTCTTATCCGGCTGCGCCTGCAGATATCCCGCCTCGTGTCGCGCCAGCTCTACCCCTACGACATTTCCCCCGTGCTGCGCCTGCTCGAGAGCTGCGAGAGCCTCTACGAGGGCAACGAGCTCAGCTGA
- the LOC117137394 gene encoding WD repeat-containing protein 43 has protein sequence MSLGKKHVLGFSPNGGQLFASVDEQGVLRIWNTETNTLYQEFTPNLQLSGSCTALTWVSVAGSRPKKSRKSLQAQDAGDQLHIALGTYKGSVVIYSLAEGKISRTLSGDSHDGPVTSITYDNDGHLYTVGADCRVVVWSLTDERSIAEWQVGPEKPQNIVYLQKSGTLAIGSRQLKVYDIKTKELVETFTGHSGEVNTISSVSSTDGTEFVLTTAKMERVICFWKIDKKGKNKASACTLLMEDLAYCLTSEVRDDGQLRVASVTRNGIIHIYLLNVNSLSAEKFVKPKVSLQIVSDGAETVEPLLAVAAHFVTDSNRSHEILFGYGSRQQLQFERITPNYGEKLNVIVRADPKKRYAKKKGKEQPGYQAATKVQKPIVNQKNVEYNNALPISQKKVQNEVPMEARLEHLKIQETKLSGGKLLTQSKTQLLMQALHSKDQAMIQAVLSTQDPETIQLTLDRLPLDYVNPLINEISILLQGKHASVRSALRWLHALTSTHTSVLLSEDKEALREKMAVCLGVAEQRMHCLSEALQITGRVNLIINQMKRNAVNHLNDNNALILDEDPDEPQSEAEENWSDLEEDQPDSPKSTLEDELMADDDLATDDGNADADTDSDVSED, from the exons ATGTCGCTGGGCAAGAAGCACGTGTTGGGATTTTCGCCCAATGGTGGCCAACTATTTGCCTCGGTGGACGAGCAGGGAGTTCTGCGGATATGGAACACAGAGACGAACACGCTGTATCAGGAGTTTACGCCCAATCTACAGTTATCCGGGTCGTGCACAGCGCTCACGTGGGTTTCGGTGGCCGGTTCCCGACCCAAGAAGTCGCGGAAGAGCCTGCAGGCACAGGATGCAGGTGATCAGCTTCACATTGCTCTGGGAACGTACAAGGGCTCAGTGGTTATATACTCATTGGCCGAGGGAAAG ATTTCTCGAACGCTCAGTGGTGACAGCCATGATGGACCAGTGACCTCAATTACATATGACAACGATGGTCACCTGTACACCGTGGGTGCCGATTGTAGGGTTGTCGTTTGGTCCTTGACGGACGAGCGCTCCATCGCCGAATGGCAAGTGGGACCCGAGAAGCCCCAGAATATAGTCTACCTGCAGAAAAGCGGCACCCTGGCCATTGGCTCCCGACAGCTAAAGGTATACGATATCAAGACAAAGGAGCTGGTGGAAACGTTCACCGGCCACTCGGGCGAAGTAAACACCATCAGCAGCGTGTCGAGCACAGATGGCACTGAATTCGTTTTGACCACCGCCAAGATGGAGCGCGTAATCTGCTTCTGGAAGATCGACAAGAAGGGCAAGAACAAAGCCTCCGCCTGCACACTCCTCATGGAAGATTTGGCCTACTGTCTGACCAGCGAAGTGCGCGACGATGGTCAGCTACGTGTGGCCAGTGTTACCCGAAATGGCATTATACACATTTACCTGTTGAATGTAAACAG TTTATCCGCAGAGAAGTTCGTGAAGCCCAAGGTTTCCCTGCAGATCGTTTCCGATGGCGCCGAAACAGTGGAACCACTTCTAGCAGTGGCGGCACACTTTGTGACAGACTCAAATCGCTCCCACGAAATCCTCTTTGGCTACGGAAGCCGCCAACAGCTGCAGTTTGAACGCATTACGCCCAACTATGGCGAAAAACTGAACGTTATTGTGCGCGCCGATCCCAAAAAGCGGTATGCGAAAAAGAAGGGAAAGGAGCAGCCGGGCTACCAGGCCGCCACCAAGGTCCAGAAGCCCATTGTAAACCAAAAAAATGTGGAGTACAACAACGCCCTGCCCATCTCGCAGAAGAAAGTGCAAAACGAAGTGCCCATGGAAGCCCGACTGGAACATCTTAAAATCCAAGAAACCAAACTGAGTGGCGGCAAGTTGTTGACGCAGAGCAAGACGCAGCTGCTAATGCAGGCATTACACAGCAAGGATCAGGC GATGATACAAGCCGTTCTGAGCACCCAGGATCCAGAGACGATACAGTTGACCTTGGATCGGTTACCGCTCGATTATGTCAATCCCTTGATTAACGAAATTTCCATCCTGCTGCAAGGAAAGCACGCGAG TGTTCGCTCCGCCCTGCGTTGGCTGCACGCACTGACCTCCACCCACACTAGTGTCTTGCTGTCAGAGGACAAGGAGGCTCTGCGCGAAAAAATGGCCGTTTGCCTCGGCGTGGCGGAGCAGCGCATGCACTGTCTATCGGAAGCTTTGCA AATAACCGGGCGAGTCAACTTGATAATTAACCAGATGAAACGGAACGCGGTCAATCATCTCAACGATAACAATGCCCTGATCCTGGACGAAGACCCAG ATGAGCCCCAGTCCGAAGCAGAAGAGAACTGGAGCGATCTGGAGGAGGATCAGCCAGACAGCCCGAAGAGCACATTGGAAGACGAACTGATGGCCGACGACGACCTGGCGACCGACGATGGTAACGCCGACGCAGACACAGACTCTGACGTATCCGAGGATTAG
- the LOC117137396 gene encoding glucose-6-phosphate isomerase, translating into MAGPLPPLNQEAAFQKLQEYYDSKGKDLNIKDLFVKDSKRFSKYSLRLHTQNDGEILLDYSKNRINDEVWDLLLALAKVRRVNAARDAMFSGQHINITENRAVLHTALRNRGTDPVLVDDKDVMPDVRAELAHMKEFTNMVISGVWRGCTGKQITDVVNIGIGGSDLGPLMVTEALKPYGKGLHSHFVSNIDGTHLAEVLKKVNYETTLFIVASKTFTTQETITNATSAKTWLLEHSKEPESVAKHFVALSTNKEKVTEFGIDSTNMFGFWDWVGGRYSLWSAIGLSICLSIGFENFEQLLDGAHFMDNHFKTTPFEKNAPVILALLGVWYSNFFKAETHALLPYDQYLHRFAAYFQQGDMESNGKFVSKSGKPVKYSTGPIVWGEPGTNGQHAFYQLIHQGTRLIPCDFIAPAQTHNPIAGGKHHKILLSNFLAQTEALMAGKTVDEARTELSKAGLCGNELDNLLPHKVFVGNRPTNSIVVKKVSPFTLGALIALYEHKIFVQGIIWDINSFDQWGVELGKQLAKAIEPELDHCNEVSTHDSSTNGLINFIKANWK; encoded by the exons ATGGCCGGCCCACTTCCTCCGCTCAACCAGGAGGCAGCGTTCCAGAAGCTGCAGGAGTACTACGACTCCAAGGGCAAGGACCTGAACATCAAGGACCTGTTCGTGAAGGACTCCAAGAGATTCTCAAAATACAG CCTGCGCCTGCACACCCAGAACGATGGCGAGATACTGCTGGACTACTCGAAGAACCGCATCAATGACGAGGTCTGGGACCTGCTCCTTGCACTGGCCAAGGTGCGCCGCGTTAACGCCGCGCGGGACGCCATGTTCTCCGGCCAGCACATTAACATCACGGAGAACCGCGCCGTCCTCCACACGGCCCTGCGCAACCGCGGCACGGATCCCGTCCTGGTGGACGACAAGGACGTGATGCCCGATGTGCGCGCCGAACTGGCCCACATGAAGGAGTTCACCAACATGGTCATCTCCGGCGTGTGGCGCGGCTGCACCGGCAAACAGATCACCGACGTGGTCAACATCGGCATCGGTGGCTCCGATCTGGGCCCGCTGATGGTCACCGAAGCGCTGAAGCCCTACGGCAAGGGCCTCCACTCCCACTTTGTGTCGAACATCGACGGCACTCATCTGGCCGAGGTCCTCAAGAAGGTCAACTACGAGACAACCCTCTTCATCGTCGCCTCCAAGACTTTCACCACCCAGGAGACCATTACGAACGCCACCTCCGCCAAGACCTGGCTCCTGGAGCATTCCAAGGAG CCTGAGTCCGTGGCCAAGCATTTTGTGGCCCTGTCGACCAACAAGGAAAAGGTCACCGAATTCGGCATTGACAGCACCAACATGTTCGGTTTCTGGGATTGGGTGGGCGGACGCTACTCCCTGTGGTCGGCCATTGGACTGTCAATCTGCCTGTCCATCGGCTTTGAGAACTTTGAGCAACTGCTGGATGGAGCTCACTTCATGGACAACCATTTCAAGACGACACCATTCGAGAAGAAT GCTCCTGTTATCCTGGCGTTGCTCGGCGTTTGGTATTCAAACTTCTTCAAGGCGGAAACACATGCCCTCCTTCCCTACGATCAGTACTTGCACCGGTTCGCCGCCTACTTCCAGCAGGGCGATATGGAGAGCAACGGCAAGTTCGTCAGCAAGTCGGGCAAGCCCGTCAAGTACAGCACTGGTCCGATTGTGTGGGGCGAGCCGGGCACGAATGGCCAGCACGCCTTCTACCAGCTCATCCACCAGGGCACCCGCCTGATCCCGTGCGATTTCATAGCTCCCGCCCAGACACACAATCCCATTGCCGGCGGCAAGCACCACAAGATTCTGCTGTCGAATTTCCTTGCCCAGACGGAGGCTTTGATGGCCGGAAAGACGGTCGACGAGGCCAGGACCGAGCTGTCCAAGGCTGGTCTGTGCGGCAACGAGCTGGATAACTTGTTGCCCCACAAGGTGTTCGTCGGCAACCGGCCCACAAACTCGATTGTGGTGAAGAAGGTCTCACCTTTCACCCTGGGCGCGTTGATTG CGCTGTACGAGCACAAGATCTTCGTTCAGGGCATCATTTGGGACATCAACTCGTTCGACCAATGGGGTGTGGAGCTGGGCAAGCAGCTGGCCAAGGCCATCGAGCCGGAGCTGGACCACTGCAACGAGGTCTCCACGCACGACAGTTCCACGAACGGCCTAATTAACTTCATCAAAGCCAATTGGAAGTAA